One genomic window of Octopus bimaculoides isolate UCB-OBI-ISO-001 chromosome 2, ASM119413v2, whole genome shotgun sequence includes the following:
- the LOC106871219 gene encoding cysteine/serine-rich nuclear protein 3, which translates to MPKRKLEGDFCSESQSGLMALALDVTPPQSEIDESSSFSAITDSSVDVPFSEPRSKRQKKSVNFDKVTVFYFPRTQGFTCVPSEGGSTLGMSGNHSYVEDFTLPGYAKEQKRIHKLILKEQQQNGKIIPPSRVAFLRSVEEDSDSASESESDIEVDEYFFLQPVPIRQRRLMLRAAGVRKINSQERDECRQIRQSREICGCQCKVFCDPETCSCSLAGIKCQVDRLSFPCGCSKDACGNIAGRIEFNPIRVQTHFIHTLMRIELENKEKELHPVLTHKSNSEDCSDIKNTNIDLTEFNSNERGSCRDCQNSEVCQVMMHEAQYASMEAEHHQQNAIQHFNHQHQYKDLESLQANGHVDALPRVLLFNDSDDEMYNTENASLYGFKQDDSSYSETSECSSESSVNFDGNDYQKTYQSLSSFDEETNQEYCASGSNGINDNSHCHQQQQQQIQHQQQQQHHLNNNINANNKLHCHQQHFTLNGNLHNGETNKYIQLNNSTSASSVYKLEPVSHLMNPLNSHTFDSQSTQPSSQSANSWSDDQSRSINPTPFFDEPISIYASLTDTTTDQLATNCPAISSHMNNYNNHHSEFNHHQGQNMSKLRNMHNHSNGAYNGYSIDESHTGASPGISSEQSLMSFYPSNSDSSLLTSSNGNPTSVPSSTEDMQLFSEQDSCSSAFQDNSCSTFKTNKDSSCFQHNDSGGQNFGEIIKESIVETVSA; encoded by the exons AGCCAAGAAGCAAGCGTCAAAAGAAATCTGTCAATTTTGATAAAGTGACAGTGTTCTATTTTCCTCGTACTCAAGGTTTTACCTGTGTACCTAGCGAAGGTGGTTCCACATTAG GTATGTCTGGCAATCATTCTTATGTGGAAGACTTTACTCTACCTGGTTATGCCAAAGAACAAAAACGAATTCACAAGTTGATACTCAAAGAACAGCAGCAGAATGGTAAAATTATTCCCCCAAGTCGTGTTGCTTTTTTGCGATCCGTTGAAGAGGATAGTGACTCAGCTTCAGAGTCTGAAAGTGACATTGAAGTTGACGAGTATTTTTTCTTGCAACCAGTACCAATCCGCCAGCGCCGGCTAATGCTTCGAGCAGCTGGTGTACGTAAGATTAACAGCCAAGAAAGAGATGAATGCCGACAAATTCGGCAATCACGTGAAATCTGTGGCTGTCAATGTAAAGTGTTTTGTGATCCAGAAACCTGTTCTTGTAGTTTAGCTGGGATCAAGTGTCAAGTTGACCGGCTCTCTTTCCCTTGTGGCTGTAGTAAGGATGCCTGTGGGAATATTGCCGGTCGAATTGAATTCAACCCGATACGGGTTCAGACTCACTTTATTCACACGTTAATGCGGATTGAGCtggaaaacaaggaaaaagaattgCATCCGGTCCTTACACATAAATCTAACTCAGAAGATTGTAGTGATATCAAAAATACCAATATTGACTTGACAGAATTTAATAGCAACGAACGAGGCAGCTGTCGTGACTGCCAAAATTCAGAGGTTTGTCAGGTGATGATGCATGAAGCCCAGTACGCATCAATGGAGGCAGAGCACCATCAGCAGAATGCTATCCAACATTTTAACCATCAACATCAGTATAAAGATCTGGAGAGTTTACAAGCCAATGGCCATGTTGATGCTCTTCCTCGTGTTCTACTAtttaatgatagtgatgatgagatGTATAATACAGAAAATGCTTCTTTGTATGGCTTTAAACAAGACGATAGTTCATATTCCGAAACCAGTGAGTGCTCAAGTGAAAGCAGTGTCAACTTTGATGGCAATGATTATCAAAAGACTTATCAGAGCTTGTCCTCTTTCGACGAGGAAACTAACCAAGAGTATTGTGCTAGTGGCTCAAATGGGATTAATGACAATTCCCATtgccaccaacaacagcagcagcaaattcagcatcaacaacaacaacaacaccatcttaataacaatatcaacgCCAATAACAAGCTACATTGTCACCAACAACACTTCACACTCAATGGTAATCTTCATAATGGagaaactaataaatatattcagttgAATAATTCGACATCTGCTTCTTCAGTCTACAAACTGGAACCTGTGTCACATCTGATGAACCCATTAAACAGTCACACATTTGACAGCCAGTCAACACAACCGTCAAGTCAGTCTGCTAATAGTTGGTCAGATGACCAATCACGTTCTATAAACCCGACTCCTTTTTTTGATGAACCCATTTCCATATACGCATCATTGACTGACACTACAACCGATCAACTGGCCACTAACTGTCCAGCTATCTCCTCACATATGAACAATTACAACAACCACCATTCTGAATTCAACCACCACCAAGGGCAAAATATGTCAAAACTACGTAACATGCACAACCATTCTAATGGGGCTTACAATGGCTATAGTATAGATGAATCTCATACAGGGGCATCACCTGGAATCTCGTCTGAACAGTCTCTCatgtctttctatccatctaactCAGATTCCAGTTTACTAACATCGTCCAATGGCAACCCAACATCGGTGCCATCTAGTACAGAAGATATGCAGCTGTTTTCTGAGCAGGATAGTTGCTCTAGTGCATTCCAAGATAATAGTTGTTCTACTTTCAAAACCAACAAGGACTCTTCATGTTTTCAGCATAATGACTCTGGAGGTCAAAACTTTGGGGAAATCATAAAAGAATCAATAGTTGAAACTGTTTCTGCTTAA